GGGATGGACTACGCCCGGGGAGAGGCGGTAATTGTCATCGATGCCGACCTCCAGGACCCCCCGGAGGTCATCCCAGAGATGGTGGCCAAATGGCAGGAAGGGTATGAGGTGGTCTACGGGAAACGGGCAAAGCGCGAGGGAGAGACTTTCTTCAAACGCTTCACCGCTTCTTTCTTTTACCGCCTCCTCCGCCTCATGACCGATGTGGACATCCCTCTGGACACGGGAGATTTCCGCCTTGTGGACCGCAAGGTCATTGAGGTGATGCGGATACTCCGGGAAAAGAACCGTTTCATCCGGGGTCTGGTGAGCTGGGTGGGGTTTCGCCAGACACCCTTGGAGTACGTGCGGAAGAGGCGCTTCGCGGGAACGACGAAGTACCCCCTGCGGAAGATGCTGAAATTGGCCTGGGATGGCATCACCTCTTTCTCAAACAAGCCCCTGAAGGTGGCAGCGTACCTCGGCTTCGCCCTCTCCCTTTTGAGCTTTGTCTATCTTCTTGTTATCGTCGTCTCGAAACTC
The DNA window shown above is from Candidatus Caldatribacterium sp. and carries:
- a CDS encoding glycosyltransferase family 2 protein, with product MGEIRFSVVVPVFNEEEVLPETYRRLTAVMEGLSAPYEILFVDDGSKDRSPEILDDLAQKDSRVRVIHFSRNFGHQAAITAGMDYARGEAVIVIDADLQDPPEVIPEMVAKWQEGYEVVYGKRAKREGETFFKRFTASFFYRLLRLMTDVDIPLDTGDFRLVDRKVIEVMRILREKNRFIRGLVSWVGFRQTPLEYVRKRRFAGTTKYPLRKMLKLAWDGITSFSNKPLKVAAYLGFALSLLSFVYLLVIVVSKLLGKSTVPGWASIAVINLFFNGIILIILGIMGEYIGRIYDEAKDRPLYIVDRVRGFERNHEETSSGSSS